Proteins from one Palaemon carinicauda isolate YSFRI2023 chromosome 26, ASM3689809v2, whole genome shotgun sequence genomic window:
- the Dpm1 gene encoding dolichol-phosphate mannosyltransferase subunit 1, whose amino-acid sequence MGEDKYSVLLPTYNERENLPIIIWLLCKYFEESSYDYEIIVIDDGSPDGTLEVAKKLQEIYGENRIVLRPRAKKLGLGTAYIHGIKHATGNFVIIMDADLSHHPKFIPQFIKKQQEGDYDVVSGTRYTGDGGVYGWDLKRKIISRGANYVTQVLLRPGASDLTGSFRLYRKEVLQKLVESCVSKGYVFQMEMIIRARQFNYTIGEVPISFVDRVYGESKLGGSEIIGFVKGLLYLFATT is encoded by the exons ATGGGCGAAGATAAATATTCTgtgcttcttccaacttataatgAAAGAGAAAATCTCCCCATAATCATATGGCTTCTTTGCAAATATTTTGAGGAAAG ttcgtaTGATTATGAAATTATAGTGATTGATGATGGATCTCCAGATGGTACTCTTGAAGTAGCCAAGAAGTTGCAGGAAATATATGGAGAAAATAGAATC GTATTGCGACCCAGAGCAAAGAAACTTGGACTTGGAACAGCGTACATCCATGGTATTAAACATGCAACGGGTAACTTTGTCATCATTATGGATGCTGATCTATCCCATCAT CCAAAATTCATCCCCCAATTTATCAAGAAACAGCAAGAAGGCGATTACGATGTGGTATCAGGGACTCGTTACACTGGAGATGGAGGTGTTTATGGCTGGGACCTAAAGAGAAAAATCATTAGTCGTGGAGCAAACTATGTAACTCAAGTTCTCCTGAGACCAGGTGCTTCGGATCTTACAGGCTCTTTTAG GTTGTATCGTAAGGAAGTGCTACAGAAACTCGTAGAGTCTTGTGTTAGCAAAGGCTATGTATTCCAAATGGAGATGATCATCCGGGCCAGACAGTTTAACTACACTATTGGAGAG GTTCCTATCAGCTTTGTTGACAGGGTCTATGGTGAAAGCAAACTAGGTGGATCAGAGATTATAGGCTTTGTCAAAGGCCTCCTTTATTTATTTGCAACTACCTAA